Proteins encoded in a region of the Rutidosis leptorrhynchoides isolate AG116_Rl617_1_P2 chromosome 9, CSIRO_AGI_Rlap_v1, whole genome shotgun sequence genome:
- the LOC139867093 gene encoding LOW QUALITY PROTEIN: glutaredoxin-like (The sequence of the model RefSeq protein was modified relative to this genomic sequence to represent the inferred CDS: substituted 2 bases at 2 genomic stop codons): protein MGNLWSSKQVSKEEIEMALSKAKQIISSNSVVVFSKTWCDYSNRVEKLFTXLNVSYKLXELDVESDGVEMQSALKELTGQSTVPNVFIGGKHIGGSDDVVDKHRAGQLVPLLTEAGAIGKNSAQVSSI from the exons ATGGGTAACTTATGGAGCAGTAAACAAGTATCCAAAGAAGAAATCGAGATGGCTCTTTCTAAAGCTAAACAAATTATTTCCTCTAATTCTGTTGTCGTCTTCAG TAAAACTTGGTGTGACTATTCTAATAGGGTGGAAAAACTGTTCACATAGCTTAATGTATCTTACAAGCTTTAAGAATTAGATGTAGAAA GTGATGGTGTTGAGATGCAATCTGCTTTAAAAGAGTTGACTGGTCAAAGCACTGTTCCTAATGTGTTCATTGGTGGGAAGCATATTGGTGGTTCAGATG ATGTTGTGGACAAGCATAGAGCCGGGCAGCTGGTGCCGTTGCTGACCGAAGCTGGTGCCATTGGCAAAAACTCTGCTCAGGTCTCCAGCATTTGA
- the LOC139868020 gene encoding uncharacterized protein: MAGLNNDINVLNHSPLFDSLRKDRAAPSPFEVNGNHYPFGYYLADGIYPDWTTLIKGYSTPIEEPRKKFTKFQASARKDVERTFGVLQGRFEILKTPTRVMSVNKMRRIMYSCIVMHNMIQEDNGFALSTWEQEWLDKPENRPRRNIRRKVKDRRSRDKDSRSRRARSTS, translated from the coding sequence ATGGCGGGTTTAAACAATGACATTAATGTGTTAAATCATTCTCCGTTGTTTGATTCCCTTCGTAAGGATAGAGCCGCACCTTCACCGTTTGAAGTAAACGGAAACCATTATCCCTTTGGTTACTACCTGGCGGACGGGATATATCCCGATTGGACAACACTAATAAAGGGGTATTCGACTCCTATTGAAGAGCCTAGAAAAAAATTTACTAAATTTCAAGCGAGTGCTAGAAAGGATGTTGAGCGTACATTTGGTGTTTTACAAGGTCGGTTTGAGATTTTAAAAACACCGACACGAGTTATGAGTGTTAATAAGATGAGAAGGATAATGTATAGTTGTATTGTTATGCACAACATGATACAAGAAGATAACGGGTTTGCGTTAAGTACTTGGGAACAAGAATGGTTAGATAAACCCGAAAACCGGCCTCGTCGCAATATTCGGAGAAAGGTCAAAGATCGTCGATCACGAGACAAAGATTCGCGATCGAGACGTGCACGATCAACTTCGTGA